In Lysobacter luteus, a single window of DNA contains:
- the sufD gene encoding Fe-S cluster assembly protein SufD — protein sequence MSALLDSLASSLDVMAVRDAAGLGPVRRAALDDALRDGLPHSRVEAWKYTPLRALERRSFLPVDAVPALADTTFDDTVLAGIPAPRAVFVNGRFDAGRSDLSGLPDGVSLRPLSEVLRGDDTRASNFLARRFERPDEVFAKVNAALADEGVVLGAEAGVRGETAIHLVFVGVPAEGERAWHLRHRIELKAGAQLRVVEHQLSAGDHRHLCNSLMHVHLGRDARLLHGRVQDESTGATLLHRTDAVLARDAEYRRLDLELGAALSRHELNVTLQGDNARLHANGVLLADGRRHLDTRLGIDHAARDSSCELTWRGIGADRGRAVFHGGILIREGADGTNANLSNKNLLLSEGAEIDTQPVLVIHADEVQAAHGATVGQLDPTAMFYLRSRGVPAEQARALLTAAFCRETLSVIEDAAMRDAIGVRLDASLARSVAAAMAAA from the coding sequence ATGAGCGCACTGCTCGACTCGCTGGCTTCCTCGCTCGACGTGATGGCGGTACGCGACGCCGCCGGCCTCGGCCCGGTGCGTCGTGCCGCCCTCGACGACGCGCTGCGCGACGGCCTGCCCCATTCCCGGGTGGAAGCCTGGAAGTACACCCCGTTGCGTGCGCTGGAGCGGCGCAGCTTCCTGCCCGTCGACGCGGTTCCCGCACTCGCCGACACCACGTTCGATGACACCGTGCTCGCGGGCATTCCCGCGCCGCGCGCGGTGTTCGTCAATGGCCGCTTCGACGCCGGCCGCTCCGACCTGTCCGGGTTGCCGGACGGCGTCAGCCTGCGGCCGCTGTCGGAGGTGCTGCGCGGCGACGACACCCGCGCGTCCAACTTCCTCGCCCGCCGGTTCGAGCGTCCCGACGAGGTGTTTGCCAAGGTCAACGCGGCGCTCGCCGACGAGGGCGTGGTGCTGGGCGCGGAAGCGGGGGTACGCGGCGAGACCGCGATCCACCTGGTCTTCGTCGGTGTCCCGGCGGAAGGCGAGCGTGCATGGCACCTGCGCCACCGGATCGAGTTGAAGGCCGGCGCGCAGCTGCGGGTGGTCGAGCACCAGTTGTCCGCGGGGGACCACCGCCATCTGTGCAATTCATTGATGCACGTGCACCTGGGCCGCGACGCGCGCCTGCTGCATGGCCGCGTGCAGGACGAGTCCACCGGCGCCACCCTGCTGCATCGCACCGATGCGGTGCTGGCGCGCGACGCGGAGTACCGCCGGCTCGACCTCGAGCTCGGTGCGGCACTGTCGCGCCACGAGCTCAACGTCACCCTGCAGGGCGACAACGCGCGGCTGCATGCCAACGGCGTGCTGCTGGCCGACGGCCGTCGCCACCTCGACACCCGCCTGGGCATCGACCACGCCGCCCGCGACAGCAGTTGCGAGCTGACCTGGCGCGGGATCGGCGCCGACCGCGGCCGGGCGGTGTTCCACGGCGGCATCCTGATCCGCGAGGGCGCCGACGGCACCAACGCCAACCTCTCCAACAAGAACCTGCTGCTCAGCGAGGGTGCCGAAATCGACACCCAACCGGTGCTGGTGATCCATGCCGACGAGGTGCAAGCCGCGCACGGCGCGACGGTCGGCCAGCTCGACCCCACCGCCATGTTCTACCTGCGCTCGCGCGGGGTGCCGGCTGAACAGGCACGCGCGCTGCTGACCGCGGCGTTCTGCCGCGAGACGCTGTCGGTGATCGAGGATGCAGCCATGCGCGATGCGATCGGCGTGCGACTGGATGCATCACTGGCGCGGTCGGTCGCCGCGGCGATGGCCGCCGCATGA
- the sufC gene encoding Fe-S cluster assembly ATPase SufC — protein sequence MLKIENLHASVAGKEILKGLSLELQPGKVHAIMGPNGAGKSTLGNIIAGREGYEVTAGSVTFNGQDLLALEPEERAAAGVFLAFQYPVEIPGVNNTYFLRTALNAQRKARGEGELDSMQFLKLVREKLAVLHLKDELLHRGVNEGFSGGEKKRNEIFQLALLEPQLAILDETDSGLDIDALKTVAEGVNALRSPERMFLVITHYQRLLDYIKPDVVHVLADGRIVESGGPELALQLEEHGYEWVRDRIAPEAAA from the coding sequence ATGCTGAAGATCGAAAACCTCCACGCCAGCGTCGCCGGCAAGGAAATCCTCAAGGGCCTGTCGCTGGAGCTGCAGCCGGGCAAGGTGCACGCGATCATGGGCCCCAACGGCGCCGGCAAGTCGACGCTTGGCAACATCATCGCCGGCCGCGAGGGCTACGAGGTCACCGCCGGGTCGGTCACGTTCAACGGCCAGGACCTGCTCGCGCTGGAACCCGAGGAGCGCGCCGCCGCCGGGGTGTTCCTCGCGTTCCAGTACCCGGTCGAGATCCCGGGCGTGAACAACACCTACTTCCTGCGCACCGCACTCAACGCCCAGCGCAAGGCGCGTGGCGAAGGCGAGCTGGACTCGATGCAGTTCCTCAAGCTGGTGCGCGAGAAGCTCGCCGTGCTGCACCTCAAGGACGAACTGCTGCATCGCGGTGTCAACGAAGGGTTCAGCGGCGGCGAGAAGAAGCGCAACGAGATCTTCCAGCTGGCGCTGCTGGAACCACAGCTGGCGATCCTGGACGAGACCGACTCGGGCCTGGACATCGACGCGCTCAAGACCGTCGCCGAGGGCGTCAACGCACTGCGCTCGCCCGAACGCATGTTCCTGGTGATCACCCACTACCAGCGCCTGCTCGACTACATCAAACCGGACGTGGTGCACGTGCTGGCCGACGGCCGCATCGTCGAGAGCGGCGGACCCGAACTGGCACTGCAGCTTGAAGAGCACGGCTACGAGTGGGTGCGCGACCGCATCGCGCCGGAGGCCGCCGCCTGA
- the sufB gene encoding Fe-S cluster assembly protein SufB has translation MATDITDTPAPTLSPGAGPRTAPDQNREIHAQLGRKYDAGFVTDIESDSLPAGLDEDTIRALSAKKEEPEWMTQWRLEAYRHWLTMPVPHWAKLSIAPIDFQAISYYSAPKGPKYKSLDEVPQELLDTYDKLGVPLHERAKLAGVAVDAVFDSVSVGTTFRKELADKGIIFCSMSEAIKDHPELVKKYLGTVVPVGDNYFAALNSAVFSDGSFVFIPEGVRCPMELSTYFRINAGHTGQFERTLIICEDRAQVSYLEGCTAPMRDENQLHAAVVELVALEEADIKYSTVQNWYPGDENGVGGIYNFVTKRGECRGARSRIHWTQVETGSAITWKYPSCVLLGDDSTGEFHSVALTHHRQQADTGTKMIHVGKRTKSKIISKGISAGRGQNTYRGLVKVAPGAEGARNYTQCDSLLIGKQCGAHTFPYIEVKNPTATVEHEATTSKISDDQMFYCRSRGIGQEDAVSMIVDGFCKQVFRELPMEFAVEAKKLLEVSLEGSVG, from the coding sequence ATGGCCACCGACATCACCGATACCCCCGCGCCTACCCTCTCACCCGGGGCCGGGCCGCGCACCGCGCCCGACCAGAACCGCGAGATCCACGCCCAGCTTGGCCGCAAGTACGACGCGGGCTTCGTCACCGACATCGAGTCCGACAGCCTGCCGGCGGGACTGGACGAGGACACCATCCGCGCGCTCTCGGCCAAGAAGGAAGAGCCCGAGTGGATGACCCAGTGGCGGCTCGAGGCCTACCGCCACTGGCTGACCATGCCAGTGCCGCACTGGGCGAAGCTCTCCATCGCACCGATCGACTTTCAGGCCATCAGCTACTACTCCGCGCCCAAGGGGCCGAAGTACAAGTCGCTGGACGAGGTCCCGCAGGAACTGCTGGACACCTACGACAAGCTCGGCGTGCCGCTGCACGAGCGGGCGAAGCTGGCCGGCGTCGCGGTCGACGCGGTGTTCGACTCGGTCTCGGTCGGTACCACGTTCCGCAAGGAGCTGGCCGACAAGGGGATCATCTTCTGCTCCATGTCGGAGGCCATCAAGGACCACCCCGAACTGGTGAAGAAGTACTTGGGTACGGTGGTGCCGGTCGGCGACAACTACTTCGCCGCGCTCAATTCGGCGGTGTTCTCCGACGGCAGCTTCGTATTCATCCCCGAGGGCGTGCGCTGCCCGATGGAGCTGAGCACCTACTTCCGCATCAACGCGGGCCACACCGGCCAGTTCGAGCGCACGCTGATCATCTGCGAGGACCGCGCCCAGGTGTCCTACCTGGAAGGCTGCACCGCACCGATGCGCGACGAGAACCAGCTGCACGCGGCGGTGGTAGAGCTGGTGGCGCTGGAAGAAGCCGACATCAAGTATTCGACGGTGCAGAACTGGTACCCCGGCGACGAGAACGGCGTTGGCGGCATCTACAACTTCGTGACCAAGCGTGGCGAGTGCCGCGGCGCGCGCAGCAGGATCCACTGGACCCAGGTCGAGACCGGTTCGGCGATCACCTGGAAGTACCCGTCCTGCGTGCTGCTGGGCGACGACTCCACCGGCGAGTTCCATTCGGTCGCACTGACCCACCATCGCCAGCAGGCCGACACCGGCACCAAGATGATCCACGTCGGCAAGCGCACCAAGAGCAAGATCATCAGCAAGGGCATCAGCGCCGGCCGCGGCCAGAACACCTACCGCGGGCTGGTCAAGGTGGCACCGGGTGCGGAGGGTGCGCGCAACTACACCCAGTGCGACTCGCTGCTGATCGGCAAGCAGTGCGGCGCGCACACCTTTCCCTACATCGAGGTGAAGAACCCCACCGCCACCGTCGAGCACGAAGCCACCACCTCCAAGATCAGCGACGACCAGATGTTCTATTGCCGCTCGCGCGGCATCGGCCAGGAGGACGCGGTGTCGATGATCGTCGACGGCTTTTGCAAGCAGGTTTTCCGCGAGCTTCCGATGGAGTTCGCGGTCGAGGCCAAGAAGCTGCTGGAAGTGTCGCTGGAAGGCTCCGTCGGCTGA
- a CDS encoding SUF system Fe-S cluster assembly regulator, translated as MLRVTKLTDYATVVLTALAADPRAVLSASELAERAGLEPPTVSKLLKPLAQAGLVEGFRGANGGYRLARPAVSISLIEVVEAMEGPLGMTECSIHTGNCTIEDQCGVRANWRRINDVVVDALRKVTLAQMIDGVPPPDASPEIPSPSRRIDVRLANA; from the coding sequence ATGCTGCGCGTCACCAAACTCACCGATTACGCCACCGTCGTGCTGACCGCGCTTGCCGCCGATCCGCGGGCGGTGCTGAGCGCGTCGGAGCTGGCCGAGCGTGCCGGGCTGGAGCCGCCGACCGTCAGCAAACTGCTCAAGCCGCTGGCCCAGGCGGGCCTGGTCGAAGGGTTCCGCGGCGCCAATGGCGGCTACCGGCTGGCCCGACCCGCGGTCTCCATCAGCCTCATCGAGGTGGTCGAGGCCATGGAAGGGCCGCTCGGCATGACCGAATGCAGCATCCACACCGGCAACTGCACGATCGAGGACCAATGCGGCGTGCGCGCCAACTGGCGCCGGATCAACGACGTGGTGGTCGACGCCCTGCGCAAGGTCACCCTGGCCCAGATGATCGACGGCGTGCCGCCACCGGACGCCTCCCCCGAAATCCCCTCTCCCTCCCGGCGCATCGACGTGCGCCTGGCCAACGCCTGA
- a CDS encoding SET domain-containing protein, which produces MPRKIVARRSAIHGNGVFAVEPIRKGERIIEYKGRRRTHAEVDAGDTGDADSGHTFLFTLNDEYVIDANYEGGVARWINHSCAPNCEAVLEEHDGDDRRKDRVFIEAIRSIKPGEELAYNYGITLDEAHTPRMKKIWACRCGARDCTGTMLQPKRKPKG; this is translated from the coding sequence ATGCCGCGCAAGATCGTCGCCCGTCGCTCCGCCATCCACGGCAATGGCGTGTTCGCCGTCGAGCCCATCCGCAAGGGTGAACGGATCATCGAGTACAAGGGGCGCCGCCGGACCCACGCCGAGGTCGATGCCGGCGACACCGGCGATGCCGACTCGGGCCACACGTTCCTGTTCACCCTCAATGACGAGTACGTGATCGACGCCAACTACGAAGGCGGCGTCGCGCGCTGGATCAACCACAGTTGCGCGCCCAACTGCGAGGCGGTGCTGGAAGAGCACGACGGCGACGACCGCCGCAAGGATCGCGTGTTCATCGAGGCGATCCGCAGCATCAAGCCGGGCGAGGAATTGGCCTACAACTACGGCATCACCCTCGACGAGGCGCATACGCCACGGATGAAGAAGATCTGGGCCTGCCGCTGCGGCGCCAGGGATTGCACCGGCACGATGCTGCAGCCCAAGCGCAAGCCGAAGGGCTGA
- a CDS encoding 3-hydroxybutyrate dehydrogenase yields MSSINGKVAVVTGAASGIGREIAFELSRAGAQVAVADINLEGANRVAGEIAQAGGRAMGVAMDVTDEAAVEAGTAQVVAELGPVDILISNAGIQIVNPIESYDYAAWKKMLAIHLDGAFLTTRAVLPGMYAPGDDGRSRGGTVIYMGSVHSHQASKLKSAYVTAKHGLLGLSRTLAKEGGDRGVRSHVVCPGFVRTPLVDRQIPEQSKELGISEEEVVRNVMLGQTVDGIFTTVEDVARTVRFLCEFPSAALTGQSIIVSHGWHMQ; encoded by the coding sequence ATGTCCTCGATCAACGGAAAGGTCGCCGTCGTCACTGGCGCGGCCAGCGGCATCGGCCGGGAGATCGCCTTCGAACTGTCACGCGCGGGCGCGCAGGTGGCCGTCGCCGACATCAACCTGGAAGGCGCCAACCGCGTCGCTGGTGAAATCGCGCAGGCCGGCGGCCGGGCCATGGGGGTGGCGATGGACGTCACCGACGAAGCGGCGGTCGAGGCGGGCACCGCGCAGGTGGTCGCCGAACTGGGTCCGGTCGACATCCTGATATCCAACGCCGGCATCCAGATCGTCAACCCGATCGAGAGCTACGACTACGCCGCGTGGAAGAAGATGCTGGCGATCCACCTCGACGGCGCCTTCCTGACCACCCGGGCGGTGCTGCCGGGCATGTACGCGCCGGGCGACGACGGCCGGTCCCGCGGCGGTACGGTCATCTACATGGGCTCGGTGCACTCGCACCAGGCCAGCAAGCTCAAGTCCGCCTACGTGACCGCCAAGCACGGCCTGCTGGGTCTGTCTCGCACGCTGGCCAAGGAAGGTGGCGACCGCGGGGTGCGCAGCCATGTGGTCTGCCCCGGCTTCGTGCGTACCCCACTGGTCGACCGGCAGATCCCCGAGCAGTCGAAGGAGCTGGGGATCAGCGAGGAGGAGGTGGTCCGGAACGTCATGCTCGGCCAGACGGTCGACGGCATCTTCACCACGGTCGAGGACGTCGCCCGGACAGTGCGGTTCCTTTGCGAGTTCCCCAGCGCGGCGCTCACCGGGCAGAGCATCATCGTCAGCCATGGGTGGCACATGCAGTAG
- a CDS encoding DUF5916 domain-containing protein: MRLLPAPSLLPLALLLPVALPAHADDAAARPSGGPRIEVDGRIDPEEWAGARHITDFRLTQPLSLEASPYPTEAWVKSTPDGLAVAFRNVQPAGVPRTRTRTRRDEGGQLDRVNVVVDFDGDGRTGYDFMITLAGGIADEVVTNEGQFNNDWDGNWKHASLETEEGWNAEFLIPWYIAPMGKADGGTRTVGLYLDRVVGSTGERVAWPTASWLRPRFLSDFEKVELPAYSQSLLAVTPYVVGVHDNILGKSEFDAGADIFWKPNGQTQLTATINPDFGQVESDDLVVNFGAEETFFSDKRPFFTENQGIFNFGLLIDNSQLVYTRRVGGAADDGSGASDIEAAVKLNGSLGGLNYGVLVAEEDGEAGRSFRALRLNHDFERQNVGVLATQVLRPWLDREARVLGIDHRWQPNDALTITSNAVGSHIDEAGTTTRGSGATTVVDYEMGNGWRQQWLAMHFGDDLEVNDFGYLGRNNLNYGHWQLSRRLTGLPAESAYSSHDYRGRLIGMDNDHGLRLQRQLRLIRQSDRRDGGSEYLQLNVNAPSYDDMLTRGRNPLYRPGNFSLSFERMRPRKGAWAWEFDAFAQSGGLAGNDKVGYGAAFEPTYYFSDALSAFAGVEYEYTPDWLVWQHDNLVGRFEEQSLEVNAGVDWSIGQRQELRVKLQAIGLDAQLAEAIEVQPDGRAVVVADPVSDFSLRNLGFQVRYRYILAPLSDLYVVYGRGGYVFDEFSVGPREQLVDSFSLRDSEQLLVKLSYRFEL; encoded by the coding sequence ATGCGCCTGCTGCCCGCCCCGTCCCTGCTCCCGCTCGCCCTGCTGCTTCCGGTCGCGCTCCCGGCCCACGCCGATGATGCCGCCGCGCGTCCGTCTGGCGGGCCCCGGATCGAGGTCGACGGCCGCATCGACCCGGAGGAATGGGCCGGCGCCCGCCACATCACGGACTTCCGCCTGACCCAGCCGCTGTCGCTGGAGGCGTCGCCGTACCCGACCGAGGCCTGGGTGAAGTCGACCCCCGACGGCCTGGCGGTGGCCTTCCGCAACGTCCAGCCGGCCGGCGTGCCGCGCACCCGCACGCGCACCCGTCGCGACGAGGGCGGCCAGCTGGACCGGGTCAACGTGGTCGTCGACTTCGACGGCGACGGCCGCACCGGCTACGACTTCATGATCACCCTGGCCGGCGGCATCGCCGACGAGGTCGTCACCAACGAGGGCCAGTTCAACAACGACTGGGACGGCAACTGGAAGCACGCCTCGCTGGAGACCGAGGAGGGCTGGAACGCCGAGTTCCTGATCCCGTGGTACATCGCGCCGATGGGCAAGGCCGACGGCGGCACCCGCACGGTGGGGCTGTACCTGGACCGCGTGGTCGGTTCCACCGGCGAACGCGTCGCCTGGCCGACCGCCAGCTGGTTGCGCCCGCGGTTCCTGTCGGACTTCGAGAAGGTCGAGCTGCCGGCCTACAGCCAGTCCCTGCTGGCGGTGACCCCGTACGTCGTCGGGGTGCACGACAACATCCTGGGCAAGAGCGAGTTCGACGCCGGCGCCGACATCTTCTGGAAGCCCAACGGCCAGACCCAGCTGACGGCGACAATCAACCCCGACTTCGGCCAGGTCGAGAGCGACGACCTGGTGGTCAACTTCGGCGCCGAGGAAACCTTCTTCAGTGACAAGCGGCCGTTCTTCACCGAGAACCAGGGCATCTTCAATTTCGGCCTGTTGATCGACAACAGCCAGCTGGTCTACACGCGCCGGGTCGGCGGCGCGGCCGACGATGGCAGCGGCGCGAGCGACATCGAGGCGGCGGTCAAGCTCAACGGCAGCCTGGGCGGGCTCAACTACGGCGTGCTCGTGGCCGAGGAGGACGGCGAGGCGGGCAGGTCGTTCCGCGCATTGCGGCTGAACCACGACTTCGAGCGGCAGAACGTCGGCGTGCTCGCGACCCAGGTGTTGCGCCCCTGGCTGGACCGCGAGGCGCGGGTGTTGGGCATCGATCACCGCTGGCAGCCCAACGACGCGCTGACCATCACCAGTAATGCCGTGGGCAGCCACATCGACGAGGCCGGCACCACCACCCGCGGCAGCGGCGCGACCACCGTGGTCGACTACGAGATGGGCAACGGCTGGCGCCAGCAGTGGCTCGCGATGCACTTCGGTGACGACCTGGAGGTCAACGACTTTGGCTACCTGGGGCGCAACAACCTCAACTATGGCCACTGGCAGCTCAGCCGGCGCCTGACCGGGCTCCCGGCGGAGTCTGCCTACTCATCGCACGACTACCGCGGCCGCCTCATCGGCATGGACAACGACCACGGGCTGCGGCTGCAGCGGCAGTTGCGCCTGATCCGCCAGAGCGACCGTCGCGACGGCGGCAGCGAGTACCTGCAGCTCAACGTCAACGCGCCGTCCTACGACGACATGCTGACGCGCGGGCGCAACCCGTTGTATCGCCCCGGCAACTTCAGCCTGTCGTTCGAACGCATGCGGCCGCGCAAGGGCGCGTGGGCCTGGGAGTTCGACGCCTTCGCCCAGAGTGGCGGCCTGGCCGGCAACGACAAGGTGGGTTATGGCGCGGCGTTCGAGCCCACCTACTACTTCAGCGACGCCTTGAGCGCCTTCGCGGGCGTCGAGTACGAATACACGCCCGACTGGCTGGTGTGGCAGCACGACAACCTGGTCGGCCGGTTCGAGGAACAGTCGCTCGAAGTCAATGCCGGGGTGGACTGGAGCATCGGCCAGCGGCAGGAGCTGCGGGTCAAGCTGCAGGCGATTGGGCTGGACGCGCAACTGGCCGAAGCGATCGAAGTGCAGCCCGATGGCCGTGCCGTGGTGGTGGCCGACCCGGTCAGCGACTTCAGCCTGCGCAACCTCGGGTTCCAGGTGCGCTACCGCTACATCCTCGCGCCACTGTCGGACCTCTACGTGGTGTACGGGCGCGGCGGCTACGTGTTCGACGAGTTCTCGGTGGGTCCGCGCGAGCAACTGGTCGACAGCTTCTCGCTGCGCGACAGCGAGCAACTGCTGGTCAAGCTGTCGTACCGGTTCGAGCTGTGA
- a CDS encoding PIN domain-containing protein, with product MVAGNRNAPRIVLDTNVWLDLLVFGDPRVTVLRTALEAGAVAAMVDGEGRDEWLRVLRYPVLQLGTPQVEAHVAAFDAIACPWPVREVARILPRCADPDDQKFLRLACDTGAGWLLSRDRAVLALAKRCRRDGLFDILLPEAWSPERPAT from the coding sequence GTGGTTGCCGGCAACCGCAATGCGCCCCGGATCGTGCTCGATACCAACGTCTGGCTGGACCTGTTGGTGTTCGGCGATCCGCGCGTGACCGTCCTGCGCACCGCGCTCGAGGCCGGCGCCGTTGCGGCGATGGTCGATGGCGAGGGACGCGACGAGTGGCTGCGGGTGCTGCGCTACCCGGTACTGCAGCTTGGGACACCGCAGGTCGAGGCGCACGTGGCCGCGTTCGATGCGATCGCTTGCCCATGGCCCGTGCGCGAGGTGGCCCGGATATTGCCGCGCTGCGCCGACCCCGACGACCAGAAGTTCCTGCGCCTGGCCTGCGACACCGGCGCCGGCTGGCTGCTCAGCCGCGACCGTGCCGTGCTTGCCCTGGCGAAGCGCTGCCGGCGCGACGGCCTGTTCGACATCCTGTTGCCCGAGGCGTGGTCGCCGGAGCGACCCGCCACCTGA
- a CDS encoding DUF1439 domain-containing protein — MRKPVTVGAFVVFVVLLAGCSTLNTLGALLGSQVTFTQPQLQHALDGNFPKQYERLGGLVSLRLTNPTLSIPYDSSRLRLDFDVGLSAMGSSVGTTGHFALSSGLRFDPQTRGLHLQDPVLESVDVPALGGVMSGTSRELLNTWLADYARDEPVYRLDSTLLDRISARRIDSTVIDRGLVVVNLGE, encoded by the coding sequence ATGCGCAAACCCGTGACCGTTGGTGCTTTCGTGGTGTTCGTTGTGCTGCTCGCAGGCTGTTCCACTCTCAATACCCTGGGCGCGCTGCTCGGCAGCCAGGTGACGTTTACCCAGCCGCAACTGCAGCACGCGCTGGACGGCAACTTCCCCAAACAGTACGAGCGCCTCGGCGGGCTGGTCTCGCTGCGCCTCACCAACCCGACCTTGTCGATCCCTTATGACAGCAGCCGCCTGCGCCTGGACTTCGACGTCGGCCTGTCGGCGATGGGCAGCAGCGTCGGGACGACGGGCCATTTCGCGCTCAGCAGCGGGCTCCGCTTCGATCCGCAGACCCGCGGCCTGCACCTGCAGGATCCTGTGCTCGAGTCGGTTGATGTGCCGGCGCTGGGTGGCGTGATGAGCGGCACCTCGCGTGAGCTGCTGAACACCTGGCTCGCCGACTACGCACGCGACGAACCGGTGTACCGCCTCGACAGCACCCTGCTCGACCGAATCAGCGCCCGCCGGATCGACTCGACCGTGATCGACCGTGGCCTGGTCGTGGTCAACCTGGGCGAATAG
- a CDS encoding M23 family metallopeptidase: protein MDPANERRDYAPAARRLLATLGLLAAFAVAGWWAWQQPFMASVRMAWEIRRMPPPRSLPVPVAGVEVDDIADTWGAARGTDRTHEGLDIFAARGTPVGSTTRGVVSAIRESGLGGRQVWVLGPALERHYYAHLDNWREGLAVGDVVLPGDVLGYVGDTGNARGTPPHLHYGIYADGGALDPLPRLRTADVDPPGTAPAR, encoded by the coding sequence ATGGATCCTGCGAACGAGCGCCGCGACTACGCTCCCGCCGCCCGTCGGCTGCTGGCGACGCTGGGTCTGCTGGCCGCGTTCGCCGTCGCGGGCTGGTGGGCATGGCAGCAACCTTTCATGGCATCGGTGCGGATGGCCTGGGAGATCCGACGCATGCCGCCGCCACGCTCCCTGCCCGTGCCGGTGGCCGGCGTCGAGGTGGACGACATCGCGGACACATGGGGCGCGGCCCGGGGTACCGACCGGACGCATGAAGGACTCGACATCTTCGCCGCACGCGGCACGCCGGTTGGCAGCACAACCCGCGGCGTGGTCAGCGCCATACGCGAAAGCGGGCTGGGCGGGCGCCAGGTGTGGGTGCTGGGGCCCGCGTTGGAACGCCACTACTACGCCCACCTGGACAACTGGCGCGAGGGCCTCGCCGTCGGTGACGTGGTGCTGCCGGGCGACGTGTTGGGCTATGTCGGCGACACCGGCAACGCCCGGGGCACCCCACCCCACCTGCACTACGGAATCTACGCCGACGGTGGTGCGCTCGACCCGCTTCCACGTCTGCGCACCGCCGACGTCGATCCACCCGGAACCGCTCCGGCGCGCTAG
- a CDS encoding CHRD domain-containing protein: MIRRTLHRALLLGLLALPIVPAAAADLLLRGEFSGARVVSATESDATGEASAVLADDNDLLVDLVYAGLANGATGAYLHRGAANENGDRVADLGIPADTTAGQLRQVEIALGPEDAERVRAGESYIVITTLAYPDGAIRAQLVPQPIRLQDVDDQPPELEEEEG, translated from the coding sequence ATGATCCGTCGAACCCTGCACCGCGCGCTGCTGCTTGGCCTGTTGGCGTTGCCGATCGTGCCTGCCGCGGCAGCGGACCTGTTGTTGCGCGGCGAGTTCAGCGGCGCCCGCGTGGTCTCGGCCACCGAATCGGATGCCACCGGCGAGGCCAGCGCGGTGCTGGCCGACGACAACGACCTGCTGGTCGACCTGGTCTATGCAGGATTGGCCAACGGGGCGACCGGCGCCTACCTGCACCGCGGCGCGGCGAACGAGAATGGCGACCGCGTCGCGGACCTGGGCATTCCGGCCGATACCACCGCCGGCCAGTTGCGCCAGGTTGAAATTGCGCTCGGGCCCGAGGATGCGGAACGGGTGCGTGCCGGCGAGTCGTACATCGTCATCACCACGCTGGCGTATCCCGATGGTGCGATTCGTGCGCAACTCGTCCCGCAGCCGATCCGGCTGCAGGACGTGGACGACCAGCCGCCCGAGCTGGAGGAAGAGGAGGGCTGA